Within the Nitrospiraceae bacterium genome, the region GGCTACGTGCAGCCGGAAAGTTGGACCCATGGGTCCTCCGAACAACGGATGAGTTGGCTCCGACGCGGCCTCCGATCCGGTGATCCCGCTGCCTGCGATACGTTTTCAGCCGGATGATCCCGGTTGGGCTTCCAATTTAGCCTTGCGCTGTTTGAAGACCGTTCTCCCACTTCCCTTTTGGAGGCGCATATGGGTTTGCTTGATTCGTTCAACTCAACCGCCATGGCAGAAGCCCACGCCATTGCGCCCGACCCACCGTGGAAGGCCAAGACCGTCGTGGCAGCAGGCTTGGCGACCGTCGCCGGCCTGGCCGGGTGGATGACCGATCTTGCATCACCGGCCATCGCCCGTTTCGGCGGCAGCTACATCGCCGGCTTCTTTATCGGTTGGGCACTCCGGCGATTCGTGAAGTTGATGGTCGTACTGGGAGCCTTGGCGATTGCCGCGATTGCCTTGTTGAAGAATGCCGGCTGGTGGACCACCGACTGGGCGGCGCTGGAACGGCAAGTCACAGACAACGCAGCCGCCCTACGACGTGGAGCAGAGGGGTTGAAAGACCTATTGACCGGCTACCTCCCCTCCGCCGGCGCAGGTGCAGGGGGAGTCTTTCTGGGTTTCCGAAAGAAATGATCCGGCAAGGCGGTCTGCCTGACGAGAGCCGCTGCATGAACGAGGGCTGACGGTCTTGGTCAAAATCCTGTGCCGATACTGATCCCGCCGCCGCCACGGGTTCCTCCGCCCACCCCGACTCCGCCGAACACGCCCCAATAGGGACTCGGGCCTCGCAACTCGGCGGCGCTCCGGTCTTCCCAGCGATGCAGGTGTTTCACTTCGACCGTGGGGTACCGGTAGTCGGCCTCATCGAGTTTCCCCATGGTCGCACCGGTCACTTCTCCCACGATGGTTACCCGTGCCCCGTCTTTGAGGGTGGCAGGATCAAGGAACGCGTTGTGGATCGCCAGAAACCGCCCTTTTGACTCAGTGCGTTGGAGCACGGGCGCCTCCTCATCGGTCGCCGGGAGCTGAAGGACTTCCAGTTCAGTTCCGCTTTGGAGCGCCTTGGCTCTCAGAACCTCGCCGGCCCAGACAACCATCCGGCCACGATAGGTGTCGGGACTTTCCAGTACCTGCCCAAACGCAATCGACCGATCGATGTGCGGTTCCAGCGATGCTGGAATCACCGGCGCGGCGCAGCCGGCTCCGCCGAGAAAGGACAGAAGACAGCAAGCTGAGAAGAGACGTTTGGTGATGTTCATGGAGTCAGTATAAACGACGCCTTCGCTCGACGCTATCTCACGATCGTGAAATTCTCGCCCACGATGCATTCCCATGCACGCCGAGCATGGATTATACTCGCGCGAGGCCGGTCCCCGACGAAAGGAACATGAGAGCATGATCGCTTCCTCTGTGAGACGAACAGTCTGTGCGGCACTACTGCTTTGTGGGCTCCTCGCTTCGCTTTTTTCGGCCCCTGCCGCCGACGCCGTGGACCCGGCGACACTCGAGCGGGCCAAGCGCGCGACCATCGGCGTGCTGGAAGATACGCAGGACCAGCGCACACCCGACAAGCCCGGGAAATTGCTCGTGCGCGGCACGGGATTCCATGTCCGCGACGGCTATATCGTGACCGCGCGGCATGCCGCCGAAAAGCAGGAAGCCGCCACCGGCACCTTCATTCCCAAGCAAATCCGCATCCTCACGGCGGATCTGCACGAGCTGCCGGCTGAACTGGTTGGAGACAGCGCCTTCATGGATGTCGTCGTCTACCGTATCGTCCAGCAGCATCGCGGAAAGGTACAGGCCGCCGTGCCCTTCTCGAGTGCAGACCCGCTTCCTGGACAGGAAGTCTTCACCGTCGGCTACCCGATGGGCTGGGGACCCACGATGTCGTTCGGCCACTTGGGCAACACCAGCACCTTCTTGCAGACAGTGGACGGCCGATTGATTCAAGCCGACGTGGCCGCCTGCAGCGGCAACTCGGGCGGCGGGCTCTTCAATGAAAAGGGCGAGGTGGTCGGGATTATGCACGCGATCATCCAAACCGAACGGGACGATTCGACGGCCCGCTGCAGCCGCATGGCATTTGCCATTCCCGGCATTCTGGCTGAACGGATCGTGACCGCTGCCCTCGAAGGCAAACCGCTGACGTTTTCAAAGATGGGCGTTCAGATGATGGCTGTGCGTGACGGAACCAGGTGGCGGATGGCGGTGAAAGACGTGGGAGAACCGGCTAAGTCGGCAGGCCTGCAAAAGCACGACGTCATCATCGCCGTGGACGATACCGACATCGACGACGCCGCACACTTGAAGAACTACTTGATCGAGAGAACCAGCCCTGGCCAGCAAGTCCGCGTGAAAGTACGACGTCTCGACACGGACTTAACGTTTACAGTCACCCTCGGCGGGGGATAACCATCCACACCTGTATCACCCCGGCAGCGTCTGGTACCAGCCATTCGCTTGGGCCAGATGCACCGGGGTATCGAACAGTGCCGTCAGTCTTTCCGCAGTCAGGATTTGCTCCTTCGCTCCGTCCGCCCTCACGGCTCCACGCTTCAGCAATACGACACGACTCATCTCGGGCGGAATCTCATGGATATGGTGGGTGACCAACAAGATCGTTTTCCCCTTCGACATGAGCCGGCGAATCGTCGAGAGATAATGGAAACAGGCATGGAGGTCGAGCCCGCTGGTGGGCTCGTCAAGCACCAACACCTCCGGATCATGCACAAGCGCCCTGCCGAGCAGGAATCGACGCTGCTCGCCCGTGGACATTTCGCCGAACGCGCGGTCCTGCAGATGGCCGATCTCCAGTTCCTCCATCACTTCCATTCCACGCACGAGTTGCCCATATCCGAATTCTTGATGCTGGTATGTATCGACACTGGCGAAATACCCCGAGAGGATCACGTTAATGCCGCGGGCTCCGTCGAGGTAGCGGTGCTGAAGATCGTGGGATACCAGACCGAGGCGCTTGCGCAAATCCCAGACGTTCCACCGTTGCTCGCCGAACAGCCGCACCACGGTCTCCTCCCGTGGTGTCGGATGCAACTCCATCGAGAGCAGTTTCAGCAATGTGGATTTTCCTGCCCCGTTGGGACCAAGAATGGCCGTATGCACACCTTCATCGATACTGAGCGAAAAGTCGGTCAAGACCTCGCGATCGCCGCGATAGACGGTGGCATGTTGAACATCGAGGATCCTCACAGGGCAGGCTTTTGCACGGCAACGGCGCCGTTACAAGTGGCGGGCATCAGTTCTCCCGCATGTAGGTATGACGCATGCGACCACTCCCGCAGCACTCCGGTACCGTCGAACGTCAATCGGTACTCGTCGCACCAGGAGCCCAACGTCGACCAGGAACTTTGGCTCATCGGTTCGAGATCTCTCACCTCATACAACCATTGCGCTTCCCCGTCTGACAAAACGGTCACGGAACGCGGCTTTCCCAATTGCGACTGCACATCCTCCTGCGTTGCCTTTCCGGCTGCTACGCGGAGATAGACAGATTCTTTTGGGATAAAGAACGCACACCCGTCCACCATCAGGACCAATCCTACTCCCAGCACCGACAGGAAGCGGTTCATCGACAGCCCCAAGCCAGGTTGGACGCTTCCATCTTACACCTGGACAGGTTCGACGGGTAGGCCGAAGGGAACGTGGTCACCCCGCCCCTGAGAGAATTAGGGGAGAGGGCTATACGGTTCGATAGGGGAAGGGAGGCGAAGGGAACCAACACGCGAACCGATCCAACGACGCCTCACAGGCCGTTGCATCGAGAAAACAGTGCCGTAACCATCGACCGGGAAGGAGAAGAGTCCGCCCCGGTCAGGTGGCTACTCAACCAAATCGAGCTTGATCCGCAATTCCTTGAGTTGGTCGGGGCTGACGCTCGAAGGCGCTTCCGTGAGCGGACATTGCGCCCGTTGCGTCTTGGGGAATGCAATGACGTCACGGATCGAATCGGCCCCACCCAGTAACATGATCAAACGGTCGAGACCGAAGGCAATCCCTCCATGCGGCGGTGCGCCGTATTCCAGCGCCTCCAAGAGGAAACCGAACTTTGCCTCAGCCTGGTCCTTGGTGATCCCGAGCAGGTCGAGAATCTTGAACTGCACGTCGCTGCGGTGGTTACGAATGCTGCCGCCACCGATCTCGCTGCCGTTCAAGACCATGTCATAGGCCTTTGCCCTAGCCTTGAGAGGCTCTCCCTCGAGATGGGACAGGTCCTCGTCCATGGGAGCCGCGAATGGATTGTGCATGAACACGTAGCGCTTCTCTTCCGGCGAGTAATCCAAGAGAGGAAACTCCGTCACCCACAGCGGCTTCCAGGCCTGCTTATCAATGAGGTTCAATTCCTCGCCGAGCAAGAGCCGGATACGGCCCAGGACGTCATGCACGATCGAAGGCTTGTCGGCTCCGAACAGGACCAGATCCCCAGGCTTGGCGTCCGGCAGCGCCGCGGCGAAGGCCTTGGCATCAAGAAACTTGGCGATCACTGACTCCAACTGGCCCTCGGCCGTGATTTTCAGCCAAGCAAGTCCCTTGGCGCCGAAACTCTTGGCCGTTTCCCCCAGTGCGTCGATGCGGCTCCTCGCAATCGACCCACCACCGGCTACGATCAGGGCCTTGACGATGCCGCCTTTCGTGGCGGCATCCTTGAATACCTTGAATTCGCTCCCTGCAGCGAACCCTGTCACATCGTGCAACGGCATCCCGAATCGCAGATCGGGCTTGTCCGATCCGTACCGCCCCATTGCCTCTGCATAGGTCATCCTGGGGAACGGCGTCGGCAACTGCACCCCGCCGGCGTCCTTGAAGACGGAGACGATCATCCGCTCCATGAGCGCCATGACTTGATCGCGATCGACGAACGACATCTCCAAATCGATCTGGGTGAACTCCGGCTGCCGGTCGTTGCGGAGGTCTTCGTCGCGGAAACAGCGGGCGATCTGGTAATAGCGGTCCACGCCGCTGACCATCAGCACCTGCTTGAACAGCTGCGGTGATTGCGGAAGCGCAAAGAAGGTTCCGGGGTTGACACGGCTCGGGACCAAGTAATCGCGGGCGCCCTCAGGCGTGCTCTTCGTCAAGATGGGGGTTTCGACCTCGAGAAATCCTTCGTTGTTCAAAAACCCCCGCACTGCCTGCATAATCCCGTGACGCATGCCCAACAGTTTCTGCATCCTCGGACGGCGAAGATCCAAATACCGATACTTCAAGCGAAGGGACTCCGTGATATCGGCATCATCCTCGATCATAAACGGAGGGGTCTTGGCTTCGTTCAGTATGTCCACGGCATCGACGAAGACTTCGATCTCACCCGTCGCGAGGTTGGGATTCTTGGATTCGTCCGGCCTCGCCATCACTTGCCCGGTGACCGACACGACGCACTCGCTGCGAAGGGCATGGGCCGCCTGATGTACCGTGGCATTGCGTTCGGAGTTGAACACCACCTGCGTGATGCCGGTCCGGTCGCGCAAGTCGATGAACATGACGGTCCCGTGGTCACGACGCCGCTGCACCCAACCATTCAACGTGACCTGCTGCCCGACCTGCGCCTTCCGCAACTCTCCGCACCGATGGGTTCGTACCTTCATGCTGATCTCCGCATCCCTCGTCCGCTCGTATTCCGCCTAGGCCGGCCGGACCCGCGCTCCGGTTTTCGTCCAGCCCGCTCCAATTTCGATTGCCGGGTCGGCCGCGCTTTCGGCTTTGCCCAGGTGGTAGGTTTCGGCTTCGGCGCCGGTTCTTGCCCGGCCTCACGGACCATGCGATCCTCGACATGCTCGCGCAGCCGATTGGCCTCCCGATCAGTGAGAAACCGATAGGTACCGGAAGGCAAATCACCCAAGACCAGCGGTCCCATCCGTACGCGGGTCAGCTTGATCACCGGATGCCCCACGGCTTCCATCATCCGCTTGACTTGGTGCTTGCGGCCTTCATGGATCGTGACTTCCAGCCAGGAATTGCTCTCGGCCTTGCTCACCTTCACTACTTTCGCCGGAGCCGTCACGCCGTCTTCCAGCTTCACACCCCGCTCCAACGCATCAATATCCTCGTCGTTCAACACGCCCTTGACCTTGATCAGGTAGGTCTTTGCGACGTGGTATTTCGGATGAAGGAGCGCCTGCGCTAAGTCACCATTGTTCGTGAGCAACATGAGCCCTTCGCTATCGAAATCCAATCGCCCGACAGGAAATACCCGAACGGTGACTCCATGCAGGAAGTCCTTCACCGTAGGGCGCCCCTCCGGATCGTCCAAAGTGGACATCACGTGCTTTGGCTTGTTGAGCATGAGATACACAAACGGCTGGGCGGCACGCAGATGCTTCCCGTCCACCTTCACGTGGTCTCGCTCCGGATCCACTTTGGTACCGAGCTCGGTCACCACGATGCCGTTGACCGTGACGCGCCCGGCCGTGATCATCTCCTCGGCCTTACGCCGAGACGAAAGGCCGGTGCCTGCGATCAATTTTTGCAACCTCACTTCCACAAATGTCCTTCTATCACGCGTATCTCGTGACTCGAGTGCCGAGAGGAACGGTCCGTTCGGCGCTCCACGCTTCACGAACGATGCTTCAGGCCAGTGCTATTCCCACTCGATCGTGCTGGGCGGTTTGGAACTGATGTCGTAGACGACGCGATTGACGCCCATGACCTCATTGATGATGCGGTTGGACATTCGGCCTAGGACGTCGTAGGGAATCTTTGCCCAGTCCGCAGTCATCCCGTCCAAGCTGGTGACCGCGCGAATGGCGATGACGTGATCATAGGTCCGCTGGTCCCCCATCACACCCACCGTGCGAATCGGCAGCAGCACCGCAAAGAATTGCCAGATCTCCCGATAGAGCCCGGCGCCGCGAATCTCTTGGTCGACGATCACTTCGGCGGCACGGAGAATCTGTAACCGCTCTTTGGTGACGGAACCCAAAACGCGGATGGCTAATCCAGGACCGGGGAACGGCTGCCGCCACACCACTTCGTCCGGCATCCCGAGTTCTTTTCCCAACACGCGGACTTCATCCTTGAACAGTTCTCTAAGGGGCTCGATAAGTTTGAGCTTCATCCTGGCCGGCAAGCCGCCCACGTTGTGGTGCGTTTTGATGGTCGCGGAGGGCCCTTTGAAGCTGACGCTTTCAATCACGTCCGGATAGAGCGTCCCCTGGACCAAGAATTTGATGCCCTTGAGCCGCTTCGATTCCGCTTCAAAGTTTCGGATGAAGAGCTTGCCGATCGTCTTCCGTTTTCGTTCGGGATCGGTCACGTTCTTCAAGGCCGCGAGAAACTGCGTGGTCCGATCCAAGAAGTGGAGATCCATCTTGAAATGCGCGGCGAAGGTCTTCTGCACCTGTTCACCTTCACCGGTACGGAGGAGGCCGTTGTCGACGAAGACACAGGTCAGCTGATCGCCGATGGCCTTGTGGGTGAGGACAGCCGCAACCGACGAGTCGACTCCACCGCTCAGCGCACAAATCACTCGGTTTTTGCCGACCTGTTCACGAATCTGTTCGACGGCCGACTCGACATAGGACCGCATGGTCCACGAGGCCTTGCAGGCGCAGATATCGTAGACGAAATTGCGCAGGATTTGAGTGCCTTCAGACGTATGCGCCACTTCCGGGTGAAATTGCAGACAGTAGATCCGCCGCTTCTGGTCGTCCCGCTTCATCGCCGCGACGGGGGAATTGTCGGTGTGCGCAATCGAGCGGAAGCCCGGAGGCATGCGCTCGATTCGATCACCGTGGGACATCCAGACGGTAGTCGACCCAGCCTGTCCGATACCCTTGAAGAGATCCGACCCGTCGTCGATTCGCAATTCAGCCCGGCCATATTCGCGGTGGGGCGCTTTGACGACTTCACCACCCGAGAGATGGGTCACAAGCTGCATGCCATAGCAGATGCCGAGAATGGGGATTCCCTGATCGAACAACTCTTTGGGGACCTGTGGGGATTTCTTGTCGTAGACGCTGGCTGGCCCGCCGGAAAGGACGATGCCTCGTGGGCGATAGGCCAAGATCGTGGCGAGGGAGGCCGTGCAAGGCAGGATCTGAGAGTAGACTTGCGCCTCGCGGATGCGTCGGGCGATCAGCTGCGTATACTGAGATCCGAAATCGAGAACGAGGATTCTATCGTGCCAGAGTTCCATGTAGTCGTATCTCGTGAAGCGTGAGTCGTCGTTCGGCTAGTGAGGGAATCTGAATTGCGAGATACGCTTCACGAGGAACGGTTCACGCGGGGCTATTCCCAATCCATACGGTAATTGGGTGCTTCCTTGGTAATGATGACGTCGTGCACGTGGCCTTCCCGCAGACCGGCGACCGTCTGTCGGATGAATCGAGCGCTTTTCTGCATGTCCGCGATTGTCTTGCAACCGCAGTAACCCATGCCGGACTTTACGCCGCCGACCAGTTGATAGACCACCGCCGCCACCGGTCCCTTGTAAGGCACGCGGCCTTCGATGCCTTCTGGAACGAGCTTCTGCACCGGGCGGCCTCCCTGGCCGTAGCGATCGCCGCCGCCTCTCTCCATCGCTCCGATGGACCCCATACCGCGGTAGACCTTATAAGTTCTGGCCTGATACAGCACGGTTTCTCCAGGCGATTCCTCGGTGCCGGCCAACAGGCTGCCGAGCATGACCGCCGAGGCCCCGGCTGCAAGCGCCTTACTGATATCGCCTGAATATTTGATCCCGCCATCGGCAATAACGGGAATTCCGGTCCCGGACAGAGCCTTCGCGCAATCGGCAATGGCCGTCAGCTGCGGCATGCCGGCGCCGGATACGATACGGGTCGTGCAGATGGAACCGGGCCCAACGCCGACCTTCACCGCATCGACTCCAGCCTTCATCAAGTCCTTGGCTGCTTCAGCCGTCGCAATGTTGCCGGCGACGACTTCCAGTTTGGAGTGCAGCTTCTTGACCATTTTGACCGTGTCCAACACCGCCTGCGAATGTCCGTGGGCGGTATCGACGACGACAAGGTCCACTCCGGCCTTGACGAGCAGATTCACCCGCTCTTCGGTCTCCGGGCCAACGCCGAGGGCGGCCCCGACACGCAGACGCCCATGCGTATCTTTGCAGGCATTCGGATATTTGATGCGTTTTTCGATGTCCTTGATCGTGATCAACCCCTTCAACTCGAACTGCTTGTTCACGACCGGCAGCTTCTCAATCCGATGTTCATGGAGAATCTCTCGAGCCTTCTCCAAACTAGTACCTTCCGGCGCCGTGATGAGCTTGTCACGCTTCATGACTTGAGAGACCTTCAAGTCCATGCGAGTCTCGAAGCGCAGGTCTCGGTTGGTCAGGATGCCTACGAGCTTGCGATTCTTGGTGACGGGAATACCGGAGATGCGGTACTTCGCCATGAGGCTGTGGGCGTCGCGGATCGTCTGATCCGGGGAAATCGTGACGGGATCGAGAATCATCCCGCTTTCGGATTTCTTGACCCGATCGACTTCCGCGGCCTGGTCCACGGGAGACAAGACCCGGTGAATGATCCCGATCCCACCTTCTTGAGCCATTGCAATAGCAAGCCTGGCCTCAGTGACGGTATCCATCGCGGCGCTGACGATGGGAATGTTGACTTGAATGTTTCGGGTGACGACGGTACGGGTGTCGACTTCGCTGGGTATTACCTGCGATTTGGCCGGCACGAGGACGACGTCGTCGTACGTCAACCCAACCCGAATCTCCTTATCCAACATTAGCCGCTCACCCTTCCCGAGCCCACCATGCGCGATGGTGATATGCCCGCCAGCTTCGTTCTTATAGGACCAGGCTGCCTCGCAGAACGGTCGGTGAGACCATCCCACGCTCACCCAGTTCTAAACCTGAGTTCCCTTTTCCACCTTCTCTAACTCCGCTGCCGCTTCCGCCACTTCCTGCAGGCGCTCACTACCTTCGTCCGCCGGCATGAACTGCTGGACGCGGGTGTTTCCGCTGTCCACCACGTACACGCTGCCCCTGGAGTCGACCGCCAACCCGTAGGGGAAGTTGAACTGTCCTTCACCGACACCGAACCCGCCCCACTGAGTGATGAAGTTACCCTCGCGGTCGAATTTTTCTACGCGATGGTTGCCCGTATCGGACACATAGACATCGCCTTGGGCATCGATCGTCACACCCCACGGAGACCGCAACTGCCCTGCCTCTTGGGCCAACGGGCTGCTCGCGTGACCGGCTTCTGAACTGCCGCCCCACTTGGTAATGAGCTGGGGGAGGACGTTCGTGCTGGTGTCGAACTTCTGGATGCGGTGGTTGCCCATATCGACGACATACACCATCCCATCCGACTGATCGACGGCAATTCCGCGCGGGAAGTAGAACTGGCCGTCACCATTACCGAAGGTACCCCACTGCATGATGAACTCGCCGGTCATGTCGAATTTCTGTACTCGGAAGTTCGCGCTATCGACAACATAGATATACCCGCGCACTCGGTCGATCGCGATGCCCCAAGGCGCGTTAAACTGACCTTCGCCGTTGCCGCGCGAACCGAACTTCATCAGATAGCCGCCCAACTTCCCGTCAAACTTCTGCACCCGATGATTGTTGGTATCGACGACATACACATCCCCCTTGGCATCGCACGCGATACCGGTTGGGTTGTGGAAATTGGCGTTGGCCGAGCCAAAGTTTCCCCACAGGATGATGAAGTTGCCGGCACTGTCGAACTTCTGAATTCGGTTGTTGCCGTTGTCGACCACAAACAGGCTGCCCTGCTGATCGATAGCCATGCCGTACATCGGGGCCATGAACTCGCCCCCATGCAGCAACGAAGCACCGCGGCCCGGTTTTCCCCACCTGGATACACAAAGATACCCGGAGGTGTTGACCAAGATAGTCGCGCTGGCCGGCGTCGAGATGTTGTTCCCAATGTCCTTGAACCAGACGAAGATTGTCTTTTGCCCGTCGCTCGGCGACAGAATGAACGGAATGGTCGCGCCGAACTTGATCGCCGGCGTGACATCGACCCATCCCGGCGTGCCGGACATCGGAGTCATCGGGTTTTCGGAAATGAAGTAGGCCCCGACACCCGTGTCCAAGTCATTCGCAGAGATGGTCACAACCACTTCAGGGGAATTGGTCATGAATGCGCCATGGTTGATGACGGCGTACGGGTTTTGCGGCGCAGTGATGTCGATGAGGACCGGCATTGCCGTGACTTCCTCCGACACACCACTCTCGGTCTCATCCTCATAGACAGCCGTCAAAACATAGAAATAGGACTGGTCGTTCGTAAGCCCTGAGTGGTTGTAGGGACTCGACACGCCCTCAATCTTTGTCCCGCTATCGATCGTGATGTTCGGCTGCGTGTGGAAGTAGAGGTTGTAGGACACCGCGCCTGGAACGTCCATCCAGCTCACGAAGGTTTCAGTGTCACCGGCCTTGATCGCGACATTACGCGGTGCCGGGTACTTGGTCGGCTCCTGGGCCTTGGTCTTGTCTTCCTTGCCGCGGTTCAGCTCTTCGTCCGTTGGTATGTACTTGATGACGCGGTGATTTCCGCTGTCGACCACATACACCGCCCCTTCCTTGTCCACCGCCACGCCGGACGGAAAATTCAACTGCCCTTCCGTCTTACCGCGGTTTCCCCAAGCACACAGGAAGGTGCCGTTGCCGTCGAATTTTTGAATCCGATGATTGCCTTGATCGACCACATACACGTTTCCAACCGCATCGCAGGCCACACCCCACGGTGACTTGAATTGGCCCGGTCCGCTGCCCTCGCGTCCCCACTTGGCCAGAAAGCTGCCGCGCTGATCGAACTTCTGGATCCGATTGTTCCCTTCATCGGCTACGAAGATATTGCCGACGAAATCGACCGCCACACCGCGCGGGAAAAAGAATGCGCCGTCGAAGCTGCCGTCTCGCCCCCACTTCAAGAGAGGGGACCCGTCGCCTTTGAATTTCTGAATGCGTGCGTTGTTCGTGTCGGTAACGTAGATGTTGCCCTCTTGGTCCGTCGTAACCCCCCACGGCGCATCAAACTTATTCATGTCGGCACCGCGCCAGGCAAACCCGAACTTGCCCCAAGCCTTCATCGGATTACCGTCCGCATCCAACCGCTGTACGCGGTTGTTCCCGGTATCTGCGATATAGACGTGGCCGTCGGCATTCGTCGTCAAGCCTCTTGGGTAATAAAACCCGCCCTCATCCGTACGTGGTTCGCCGCCCCAGCGCCCGATGAACTTGCCGTCTTTGTCGAATTTCTGGATGGAGTGATTGTCGGTGTCCGCAATATAGATGTTGCCGTCCTTATCGATCGCAATGCCGGTCGGGGAGCTCATTTCCCCGTCGTCCACCCCTTCCTGGCCGAAGATATTGGCAATCAGGTAGGGAGCGGGGATCGCCATGACTTCCTGCGACTCGAGGCTCTCGCCCTTTGAGGTTACGACTGTGACGACATAGTGGTAGCAGCTGCCGTTGGCCAGGTCATCGTGCACGAACGGGGACTGTGCTCCCTCCAGGCACGTCGCCTTTTCTTTCTTCACGCCGATGACTGTTTTGAAGTCATCAGGCCCAGCAATGGGACGGGTGAGCTCAGAAAACTTGATCTGCACCCCTTTCGTCGTCATGAAATACAGGTTGTAATACATGGCGTCCGGCACGGGGTCCCATGAAACAGTCACGCGCCCATTGCCCGCCTTGGCCGTCACTCCGGTTGGCGCTGGAGGAAGTTCCTCCTCCTCGGCAACGGAGTCTCCGGCGCCCCACTCACTCTGGCCGCTGTCAGCCGTGAGAAGATGCCGGTCGAACCGAAAGAATTCGTCGAAGAGCCAGGCCTTGATCATGGTGTTCCTCGTGATACGAAATTGGTGAAGATTAGCGGATGTTTCAATAACTTAGATCGGGCAGTCTAACAAAGCGAAAAGAAGGGAGTCAAGGTAATGGACAGCGGCCTTGGGACCTGCGGCTCAGCAGAAGCGATCCGCTGCAACGCCTTGCTGGACATGGCGTTCCAATTGATTCCTGGTAGGTGGCGTCCCCCCCAAAGCCGGATGGATACATGTCCAGCATCTGACTTAGCCTCAGCTTTCTCGACAACTGAGGCCGACTCGTCGTTCGCGTTCTGTAGCAGACTTAATCGGAGGTGTACCATGTGGTCGACGAAAATCATTCTAGCGTCCATCGCCACGGGTTTCCTGCTCGCACCCTATGTTCAAGCAGCCGAGTCATCTGAGGTTGAAATGTGGGAATGCTCGGGGCCGGACGGGACCACGCTCTATACGAATAAGGAGCGTCCCGGTTGCCAACCGAAATCCCTCAAGGCCCTTTCAATCGTTCCCTCTCCGCCGGATTTCCCGCTCATCCCCCTGGTCAGCGGACATCCAACCCCGCAGCTCCCCCGCCCCGACTGGTATTCCTACGACACTCCAATCGGAGCCCTTCGCAACATGCGGCAAGTCCCCGATTGGAGTCGTGATTGGTACGCCAGCAATGCTCAGGGAGGGCCGGTTC harbors:
- the guaB gene encoding IMP dehydrogenase, whose product is MLDKEIRVGLTYDDVVLVPAKSQVIPSEVDTRTVVTRNIQVNIPIVSAAMDTVTEARLAIAMAQEGGIGIIHRVLSPVDQAAEVDRVKKSESGMILDPVTISPDQTIRDAHSLMAKYRISGIPVTKNRKLVGILTNRDLRFETRMDLKVSQVMKRDKLITAPEGTSLEKAREILHEHRIEKLPVVNKQFELKGLITIKDIEKRIKYPNACKDTHGRLRVGAALGVGPETEERVNLLVKAGVDLVVVDTAHGHSQAVLDTVKMVKKLHSKLEVVAGNIATAEAAKDLMKAGVDAVKVGVGPGSICTTRIVSGAGMPQLTAIADCAKALSGTGIPVIADGGIKYSGDISKALAAGASAVMLGSLLAGTEESPGETVLYQARTYKVYRGMGSIGAMERGGGDRYGQGGRPVQKLVPEGIEGRVPYKGPVAAVVYQLVGGVKSGMGYCGCKTIADMQKSARFIRQTVAGLREGHVHDVIITKEAPNYRMDWE
- a CDS encoding SMP-30/gluconolactonase/LRE family protein, with protein sequence MIKAWLFDEFFRFDRHLLTADSGQSEWGAGDSVAEEEELPPAPTGVTAKAGNGRVTVSWDPVPDAMYYNLYFMTTKGVQIKFSELTRPIAGPDDFKTVIGVKKEKATCLEGAQSPFVHDDLANGSCYHYVVTVVTSKGESLESQEVMAIPAPYLIANIFGQEGVDDGEMSSPTGIAIDKDGNIYIADTDNHSIQKFDKDGKFIGRWGGEPRTDEGGFYYPRGLTTNADGHVYIADTGNNRVQRLDADGNPMKAWGKFGFAWRGADMNKFDAPWGVTTDQEGNIYVTDTNNARIQKFKGDGSPLLKWGRDGSFDGAFFFPRGVAVDFVGNIFVADEGNNRIQKFDQRGSFLAKWGREGSGPGQFKSPWGVACDAVGNVYVVDQGNHRIQKFDGNGTFLCAWGNRGKTEGQLNFPSGVAVDKEGAVYVVDSGNHRVIKYIPTDEELNRGKEDKTKAQEPTKYPAPRNVAIKAGDTETFVSWMDVPGAVSYNLYFHTQPNITIDSGTKIEGVSSPYNHSGLTNDQSYFYVLTAVYEDETESGVSEEVTAMPVLIDITAPQNPYAVINHGAFMTNSPEVVVTISANDLDTGVGAYFISENPMTPMSGTPGWVDVTPAIKFGATIPFILSPSDGQKTIFVWFKDIGNNISTPASATILVNTSGYLCVSRWGKPGRGASLLHGGEFMAPMYGMAIDQQGSLFVVDNGNNRIQKFDSAGNFIILWGNFGSANANFHNPTGIACDAKGDVYVVDTNNHRVQKFDGKLGGYLMKFGSRGNGEGQFNAPWGIAIDRVRGYIYVVDSANFRVQKFDMTGEFIMQWGTFGNGDGQFYFPRGIAVDQSDGMVYVVDMGNHRIQKFDTSTNVLPQLITKWGGSSEAGHASSPLAQEAGQLRSPWGVTIDAQGDVYVSDTGNHRVEKFDREGNFITQWGGFGVGEGQFNFPYGLAVDSRGSVYVVDSGNTRVQQFMPADEGSERLQEVAEAAAELEKVEKGTQV